One part of the Lycium ferocissimum isolate CSIRO_LF1 chromosome 8, AGI_CSIRO_Lferr_CH_V1, whole genome shotgun sequence genome encodes these proteins:
- the LOC132066473 gene encoding uncharacterized protein LOC132066473 — protein MPIPEWKCERIAKDFVVGLPKTLRKFDSIWVIIDRLTKSAYFIPVQITYIAQKLAQIYICEIIHLHWVRPWVTELLRESLDKVKVIQAKLLPAQSRHKEYVDRKVRDLEFMVGEQVLLKVSPMKAVMRLRKKVKLSPRFISPFEILSRVGKVSNELALHTGLLGFHPVFYVSMLNRYHGDGSYIIRWDSVLLDENLSYEKEPIAILDREVRKLRSKEIVSVKVQWMNRPVEEATRETSLIYEIIIPRIMGISRSIAQSRITKSAGKKKSPTGTKTSSTTPTGFLKDLSAICNRIVVGLGIPNPNSL, from the exons atgcctattcctgagtggaagtgtgAGAGGATAGCCAAGGACTTTGttgttggtcttccgaagaccttgcgcaagtttgattcgatttgggtcattATTGATAGATTGACTAAGTCTGCTTATTTCATACCAGTTCAGATTACCTACATTGCTCAGAAGTTAGCCCAGATTTATATATGTGAGATTATTCATTTGCATTGG GTAAGGCCATGGGTTACTGAACTTCTGAGAGAGTCATTAGACAAGGTTAAGGTCATTCAGGCTAAGCTCTTACCAGCTCAGAGTAGACATAAGGAATATGTGGAccgaaaggtccgagatcttgagttcatggttggggAGCAGGTTTTGTtaaaggtctcacccatgaaggctGTGATGAGGCTTAGGAAGAAGGTCAAGCTCAGTCCTAGGTTCATCagtccatttgagattcttaGCCGTGTGGGGAAGGTATCCAATGAGTTGGCTTTGCATACAGGTTTGTTAGGTTTTCACCCGGTGTTTTATGTCTCTATGTTGAATAGATACCACGGTGATGGTTCTTACATtattcgttgggattcagtCTTGTTGGATGAGAACTTGTCTTATGAGAAAGAGCCTATTGCCATCTTAGATAGAGAGGTTCGTAAGTTGAGGTCTAAAGAGATAGTGTCAGTGAAGGTTCAGTGGATGAATCGTCCCGTTGAGGAGGCTACTCGGGAGACCAGTctaatatatgaaataattaTCCCAAGAATAATGGGAATATCACGATCAATAGCACAGTCAAGAATTACAAAATCTGCAGGCAAGAAAAAGTCACCAACCGGCACAAAAACATCATCGACCACGCCAACTGGCTTCTTAAAAGATCTGTCAGCCATCTGTAATCGCATAGTCGTAGGCCTAGGCATCCCCAATCCTAATTCCTTATAA
- the LOC132068734 gene encoding probable histone-arginine methyltransferase 1.3 isoform X1 yields MEKNQTQNEFVVLSISEVSSSSSSTSFSKNEPVFARVGSGSELRFGQESESSTDIVFDLRTSQVFRLGPAESLCVSEAFEDNKEKAYSRGISIQFRNEEETRAFHCAFEQWKTEVVVQVFLSGSPLPNGAVSTLKSKFDEKIEASSAKMYFHYYGQLLHQQNMLQDFVRTGTYYAAVIENRADFLGRVVVDVGAGSGILSLFAAQAGAKHVYAIEASEMAEYAKKLIAGNPSLSERITVIKGKVEEVELPVKADILISEPMGTLLVNERMLESYVIARDRFLVPNGKMFPTVGRIHMAPFSDEYLHMEIANKAIFWHQQSYFGVDLTPLQRSAYEGYFSQPVVDAFDPRLLVAPAISHVINFTSIKEEDLYEIEIPLRFTSSTSTRIHGLACWFDVLFNGSTVPRWLTTAPGAPTTHWYQLRCVLSQPLYVMPGQEITGHFRLVAHKAQSYTIYLTLSAAVGDMLQTSSGKLDLKEPYYRMSQPQAYSLAQDQQPNQLLQNPDILTQPQDEDGSVPVQQPSPNPGAELHSL; encoded by the exons ATGGAGAAAAATCAAACACAAAACGAATTTGTGGTTTTATCGATTTCGGaggtttcatcttcttcatcatctaCTTCGTTTTCTAAAAACGAACCGGTTTTTGctcgggtcgggtcgggttcGGAGCTCCGATTCGGTCAAGAGTCCGAATCCAGTACCGACATTGTGTTCGATCTTCGAACTTCACAG GTATTCAGGCTAGGACCTGCAGAGTCTCTGTGCGTATCTGAAGCTTTTGAAGACAATAAGGAG AAAGCCTATTCCAGGGGAATCTCCATTCAATTTAGAAACGAGGAGGAAACTAGGGCCTTCCATTGTGCATTTGAGCAATGGAAGACAGAAGTGGTTGTTCAAG TCTTTCTTTCAGGGTCTCCTCTGCCAAATGGAGCAGTATCAACtttaaaaagtaaatttgaTGAAAAGATTGAAGCATCTTCTGCTAAGATGTATTTTCACTACTATGGGCAACTATTGCATCAGCAAAATATGTTGCAGGATTTTGTAAGGACAG GAACCTATTATGCTGCTGTAATTGAGAACCGTGCTGATTTTCTTGGTCGTGTAGTGGTTGATGTCGGAGCTGGTAGTGGTATTTTGTCATTATTTGCAGCTCAG GCTGGTGCAAAGCATGTTTATGCAATAGAGGCATCTGAAATGGCTGAATATGCGAAAAAGCTTATTGCAGGAAATCCATCATTGAGTGAGAGAATTACA GTAATCAAAGGGAAGGTTGAAGAAGTAGAGCTACCTGTGAAAGCCGATATCTTAATCTCCGAGCCAATGG GTACTTTGTTAGTTAATGAAAGAATGCTGGAGTCTTATGTGATTGCAAGAGACCGTTTTCTAGTTCCAAATGGAAAAATGTTTCCTACAGTGGGAAG AATACACATGGCACCATTCAGTGATGAATATTTGCACATGGAAATTGCAAATAAG GCTATTTTTTGGCATCAACAGAGCTATTTTGGGGTTGATTTGACACCCTTGCAAAGATCTGCATATGAAGGATACTTTTCTCAG CCCGTGGTTGATGCTTTTGATCCAAGGTTATTGGTAGCTCCTGCTATATCTCATGTGATTAACTTCACTTCAATAAAG GAAGAAGATTTATATGAAATTGAGATCCCATTGAGATTTACATCTTCTACTAGCACTAGAATTCATGGCCTGGCTTGCTGGTTTGATGTATTATTTAATGGAAG TACTGTACCAAGGTGGCTGACCACTGCTCCTGGTGCACCTACAACTCACTGGTATCAGCTTCGATGTGTATTGTCACAGCCACTTTATGTCATGCCAGGACAGGAGATAACTGGCCACTTTCGCCTGGTTGCCCACAAAGCACAAAGTTATACCATTTACCTAACATTGTCTG CTGCTGTTGGAGATATGCTCCAAACGTCATCTGGAAAACTTGATCTGAAGGAACCATATTACAGGATGTCCCAACCACAGGCATACTCATTGGCACAAGATCAACAACCTAATCAGCTATTACAAAACCCG GACATACTAACACAACCTCAGGATGAGGATGGCTCAGTCCCAGTCCAACAACCTTCTCCAAATCCTGGCGCAGAGCTACATTCACTCTGA
- the LOC132068734 gene encoding probable histone-arginine methyltransferase 1.3 isoform X2, with translation MEKNQTQNEFVVLSISEVSSSSSSTSFSKNEPVFARVGSGSELRFGQESESSTDIVFDLRTSQVFRLGPAESLCVSEAFEDNKEKAYSRGISIQFRNEEETRAFHCAFEQWKTEVVVQGSPLPNGAVSTLKSKFDEKIEASSAKMYFHYYGQLLHQQNMLQDFVRTGTYYAAVIENRADFLGRVVVDVGAGSGILSLFAAQAGAKHVYAIEASEMAEYAKKLIAGNPSLSERITVIKGKVEEVELPVKADILISEPMGTLLVNERMLESYVIARDRFLVPNGKMFPTVGRIHMAPFSDEYLHMEIANKAIFWHQQSYFGVDLTPLQRSAYEGYFSQPVVDAFDPRLLVAPAISHVINFTSIKEEDLYEIEIPLRFTSSTSTRIHGLACWFDVLFNGSTVPRWLTTAPGAPTTHWYQLRCVLSQPLYVMPGQEITGHFRLVAHKAQSYTIYLTLSAAVGDMLQTSSGKLDLKEPYYRMSQPQAYSLAQDQQPNQLLQNPDILTQPQDEDGSVPVQQPSPNPGAELHSL, from the exons ATGGAGAAAAATCAAACACAAAACGAATTTGTGGTTTTATCGATTTCGGaggtttcatcttcttcatcatctaCTTCGTTTTCTAAAAACGAACCGGTTTTTGctcgggtcgggtcgggttcGGAGCTCCGATTCGGTCAAGAGTCCGAATCCAGTACCGACATTGTGTTCGATCTTCGAACTTCACAG GTATTCAGGCTAGGACCTGCAGAGTCTCTGTGCGTATCTGAAGCTTTTGAAGACAATAAGGAG AAAGCCTATTCCAGGGGAATCTCCATTCAATTTAGAAACGAGGAGGAAACTAGGGCCTTCCATTGTGCATTTGAGCAATGGAAGACAGAAGTGGTTGTTCAAG GGTCTCCTCTGCCAAATGGAGCAGTATCAACtttaaaaagtaaatttgaTGAAAAGATTGAAGCATCTTCTGCTAAGATGTATTTTCACTACTATGGGCAACTATTGCATCAGCAAAATATGTTGCAGGATTTTGTAAGGACAG GAACCTATTATGCTGCTGTAATTGAGAACCGTGCTGATTTTCTTGGTCGTGTAGTGGTTGATGTCGGAGCTGGTAGTGGTATTTTGTCATTATTTGCAGCTCAG GCTGGTGCAAAGCATGTTTATGCAATAGAGGCATCTGAAATGGCTGAATATGCGAAAAAGCTTATTGCAGGAAATCCATCATTGAGTGAGAGAATTACA GTAATCAAAGGGAAGGTTGAAGAAGTAGAGCTACCTGTGAAAGCCGATATCTTAATCTCCGAGCCAATGG GTACTTTGTTAGTTAATGAAAGAATGCTGGAGTCTTATGTGATTGCAAGAGACCGTTTTCTAGTTCCAAATGGAAAAATGTTTCCTACAGTGGGAAG AATACACATGGCACCATTCAGTGATGAATATTTGCACATGGAAATTGCAAATAAG GCTATTTTTTGGCATCAACAGAGCTATTTTGGGGTTGATTTGACACCCTTGCAAAGATCTGCATATGAAGGATACTTTTCTCAG CCCGTGGTTGATGCTTTTGATCCAAGGTTATTGGTAGCTCCTGCTATATCTCATGTGATTAACTTCACTTCAATAAAG GAAGAAGATTTATATGAAATTGAGATCCCATTGAGATTTACATCTTCTACTAGCACTAGAATTCATGGCCTGGCTTGCTGGTTTGATGTATTATTTAATGGAAG TACTGTACCAAGGTGGCTGACCACTGCTCCTGGTGCACCTACAACTCACTGGTATCAGCTTCGATGTGTATTGTCACAGCCACTTTATGTCATGCCAGGACAGGAGATAACTGGCCACTTTCGCCTGGTTGCCCACAAAGCACAAAGTTATACCATTTACCTAACATTGTCTG CTGCTGTTGGAGATATGCTCCAAACGTCATCTGGAAAACTTGATCTGAAGGAACCATATTACAGGATGTCCCAACCACAGGCATACTCATTGGCACAAGATCAACAACCTAATCAGCTATTACAAAACCCG GACATACTAACACAACCTCAGGATGAGGATGGCTCAGTCCCAGTCCAACAACCTTCTCCAAATCCTGGCGCAGAGCTACATTCACTCTGA
- the LOC132068736 gene encoding kinesin-like protein KIN-13A isoform X1 has protein sequence MQQSNGAATALYDQQGNASPAGDAGDAVMARWLQSAGLQHLASPMASTGVDQRLLLMQGYGAQSMEEKQRLFKLMRNLNFNGESASEPYTPTAESSGGIGQSDGFYSPEFRGDFGAGLLDLHSMDDTELLSEHVISEPFEPSPFMPAPHGAFDSDFDAPSHRQQKGQPDTDAAAGLSIVEKESNTRENNVAKIKVVVRKRPLNKKEISRKEDDIVTVSDNASLFVHEPKLKVDLTAYVENHEFCFDAVLDEYITNDEVYRATVEPIIPTIFQRTKATCFAYGQTGSGKTYTMQPLPLRAAEDLVRLLHQPIYRNQRFKLWLSFFEIYGGKLFDLLSDRKKLCMREDGRQQVCIVGLQEFEVSDVQVVKEYIERGNASRSTGSTGANEESSRSHAILQLVIKKHNEVVKDFRRNNDGNESKAGKVIGKISFIDLAGSERGADTTDNDRQTRIEGAEINKSLLALKECIRALDNDQLHIPFRGSKLTEVLRDSFVGNSKTVMISCISPNAGSCEHTLNTLRYADRVKSLSKGGNTSKNQSASVIPPTIKEPSLATTLAASVEAEDVYEQPQESKVSEASRRAMEKETTSYNSTNTFDKQPSRFSSSHTFNGQEEGGPNFGGMDRDRFETKNSYGVPAGQRMQSTSNLQSSTDTEDKVQKVSPPRRKVYRDEKPEKPGKWSRKDVSSSDSSSMSYKQQNASIPNIRSSGSGQNELSSPPDDENINELLQEEEALMVAHRKEIEDTMEIVREEMKLLAEVDQPGSLIDNYVTQLSYVLSRKAASLVSLQSRLSRFQHRLKEQEILSRRRGPR, from the exons ATGCAGCAGAGCAACGGGGCGGCTACTGCTCTGTATGATCAGCAGGGCAATGCCAGCCCTGCTGGTGACGCCGGAGACGCTGTCATGGCGCGATGGCTTCAGTCTGCCGGCTTGCAGCATCTGGCCTCTCCAATGGCTTCTACTGGTGTGGATCAGCGCCTCCTACTAATGCAG GGATATGGGGCTCAGTCCATGGAAGAAAAACAGAGGCTTTTCAAATTAATGAGAAACCTCAACTTTAATGGTGAATCTGCATCCGAGCCATATACTCCTACTGCCGAAAGTTCCGGAGGGATTGGACAATCAGATGGTTTTTACTCTCCGGAATTTAGAGGAGACTTTGGTGCTGGACTTCTGGATCTGCATTCTATGGATGATACAGAGCTTTTATCtgag CATGTAATTTCAGAACCATTTGAGCCGTCACCTTTCATGCCTGCACCACATGGAGCATTTGATAGTGACTTTGATGCCCCGTCCCATCGGCAGCAAAAAGGACAACCAGATACTGATGCTGCGGCTGGATTATCCATAGTTGAAAAGGAAAGCAACACCAGGGAAAACAACgtggcaaaaattaaagtaGTG GTGCGCAAAAGACCGTTAAACAAGAAAGAAATTTCTCGGAAGGAGGATGACATAGTCACTGTATCTGACAATGCTTCTCTTTTTGTCCATGAACCCAAACTAAAG GTGGATTTGACTGCTTATGTGGAGAACCATGAGTTCTGTTTTGATGCTGTTCTAGATGAGTACATAACAAATGATGAG GTTTATCGTGCCACTGTGGAACCAATTATTCCTACCATATTTCAGCGCACAAAAGCAACATGTTTTGCTTATGGCCAGACAG GTAGTGGTAAGACTTACACAATGCAACCATTGCCTCTCAGAGCTGCAGAGGATCTTGTTAGATTGTTGCATCAGCCAATTTATCGTAATCAGAGGTTCAAGTTGTGGCTCAGCTTTTTTGAAATATATGGTGGGAAGCTGTTCGATCTTCTCAGTGATAGAAA GAAACTCTGTATGAGAGAAGATGGGCGTCAGCAGGTTTGCATCGTTGGGCTCCAGGAATTTGAAGTTTCAGATGTGCAGGTTGTTAAAGAGTATATTGAGAGGGGAAATGCTTCAAGAAGTACAGGTTCCACTGGTGCAAATGAGGAATCATCAAGATCACACGCGATATTACAACTTGTCATCAAGAAACACAATGAAGTGGTAAAGGACTTCAGACGAAATAATGACGGAAATGAATCCAAGGCTGGGAAGGTCATCGGGAAGATTTCTTTTATAGACCTTGCAGGTAGCGAAAGAGGTGCGGACACTACTGATAATGACAGACAAACAAG GATTGAGGGAGCAGAAATTAACAAGAGCTTGTTGGCTCTTAAAGAGTGTATTCGTGCTCTTGACAATGATCAGCTTCATATCCCATTCCGTGGGAGCAAACTCACTGAAGTGCTTCGTGACTCCTTTGTTGGCAACTCAAAGACTGTTATGATTTCCTGCATTTCTCCTAATGCTGGATCATGTGAACATACACTCAACACCTTAAGATATGCAGACAG GGTAAAAAGTTTATCCAAAGGTGGAAACACCAGCAAAAATCAAAGTGCAAGTGTTATACCTCCAACAATCAAGGAACCTTCTCTAGCGACTACTTTGGCTGCTTCTGTTGAGGCGGAAGATGTTTATGAGCAACCTCAAGAATCTAAAGTATCAGAAGCGAGTAGAAGAGCAATGGAGAAAGAAACCACATCATACAATTCCACTAATACTTTCGATAAACAGCCCTCTAGATTTTCTTCAAGTCATACTTTCAATGGTCAGGAGGAAGGAGGGCCAAATTTTGGCGGTATGGACAGGGACAGGTTTGAGACGAAGAATAGCTATGGTGTTCCAGCTGGTCAAAGAATGCAGTCGACATCAAATTTGCAGAGTTCAACTGATACAGAAGACAAGGTGCAGAAAGTGTCTCCACCTCGGAGGAAAGTTTATCGTGATGAGAAACCTGAAAAGCCAGGAAAATGGTCAAGAAAAGATGTCTCAAGCTCTGATTCATCCTCTATGAGTTATAAACAGCAAAATGCAAGTATTCCTAATATAAGAAGTTCTGGATCGGGACAAAATGAACTTTCTTCACCCCCTGACGACGAGAATATCAATGAATTACTGCAG GAAGAAGAGGCCCTAATGGTTGCACATAGGAAAGAAATTGAAGATACGATGGAGATTGTTCGAGAA GAAATGAAATTGCTGGCAGAAGTTGATCAACCTGGAAGTCTCATTGACAATTATGTAACACAATTGAGCTATGTGCTGTCGCGCAAAGCAGCAAGCCTGGTCAGCCTCCAGTCTCGCCTTTCCAGATTCCAGCATCGTCTAAAAGAGCAGGAAATACTGAGTAGAAGGAGGGGACCACGCTAG
- the LOC132068736 gene encoding kinesin-like protein KIN-13A isoform X2, translating to MPAPHGAFDSDFDAPSHRQQKGQPDTDAAAGLSIVEKESNTRENNVAKIKVVVRKRPLNKKEISRKEDDIVTVSDNASLFVHEPKLKVDLTAYVENHEFCFDAVLDEYITNDEVYRATVEPIIPTIFQRTKATCFAYGQTGSGKTYTMQPLPLRAAEDLVRLLHQPIYRNQRFKLWLSFFEIYGGKLFDLLSDRKKLCMREDGRQQVCIVGLQEFEVSDVQVVKEYIERGNASRSTGSTGANEESSRSHAILQLVIKKHNEVVKDFRRNNDGNESKAGKVIGKISFIDLAGSERGADTTDNDRQTRIEGAEINKSLLALKECIRALDNDQLHIPFRGSKLTEVLRDSFVGNSKTVMISCISPNAGSCEHTLNTLRYADRVKSLSKGGNTSKNQSASVIPPTIKEPSLATTLAASVEAEDVYEQPQESKVSEASRRAMEKETTSYNSTNTFDKQPSRFSSSHTFNGQEEGGPNFGGMDRDRFETKNSYGVPAGQRMQSTSNLQSSTDTEDKVQKVSPPRRKVYRDEKPEKPGKWSRKDVSSSDSSSMSYKQQNASIPNIRSSGSGQNELSSPPDDENINELLQEEEALMVAHRKEIEDTMEIVREEMKLLAEVDQPGSLIDNYVTQLSYVLSRKAASLVSLQSRLSRFQHRLKEQEILSRRRGPR from the exons ATGCCTGCACCACATGGAGCATTTGATAGTGACTTTGATGCCCCGTCCCATCGGCAGCAAAAAGGACAACCAGATACTGATGCTGCGGCTGGATTATCCATAGTTGAAAAGGAAAGCAACACCAGGGAAAACAACgtggcaaaaattaaagtaGTG GTGCGCAAAAGACCGTTAAACAAGAAAGAAATTTCTCGGAAGGAGGATGACATAGTCACTGTATCTGACAATGCTTCTCTTTTTGTCCATGAACCCAAACTAAAG GTGGATTTGACTGCTTATGTGGAGAACCATGAGTTCTGTTTTGATGCTGTTCTAGATGAGTACATAACAAATGATGAG GTTTATCGTGCCACTGTGGAACCAATTATTCCTACCATATTTCAGCGCACAAAAGCAACATGTTTTGCTTATGGCCAGACAG GTAGTGGTAAGACTTACACAATGCAACCATTGCCTCTCAGAGCTGCAGAGGATCTTGTTAGATTGTTGCATCAGCCAATTTATCGTAATCAGAGGTTCAAGTTGTGGCTCAGCTTTTTTGAAATATATGGTGGGAAGCTGTTCGATCTTCTCAGTGATAGAAA GAAACTCTGTATGAGAGAAGATGGGCGTCAGCAGGTTTGCATCGTTGGGCTCCAGGAATTTGAAGTTTCAGATGTGCAGGTTGTTAAAGAGTATATTGAGAGGGGAAATGCTTCAAGAAGTACAGGTTCCACTGGTGCAAATGAGGAATCATCAAGATCACACGCGATATTACAACTTGTCATCAAGAAACACAATGAAGTGGTAAAGGACTTCAGACGAAATAATGACGGAAATGAATCCAAGGCTGGGAAGGTCATCGGGAAGATTTCTTTTATAGACCTTGCAGGTAGCGAAAGAGGTGCGGACACTACTGATAATGACAGACAAACAAG GATTGAGGGAGCAGAAATTAACAAGAGCTTGTTGGCTCTTAAAGAGTGTATTCGTGCTCTTGACAATGATCAGCTTCATATCCCATTCCGTGGGAGCAAACTCACTGAAGTGCTTCGTGACTCCTTTGTTGGCAACTCAAAGACTGTTATGATTTCCTGCATTTCTCCTAATGCTGGATCATGTGAACATACACTCAACACCTTAAGATATGCAGACAG GGTAAAAAGTTTATCCAAAGGTGGAAACACCAGCAAAAATCAAAGTGCAAGTGTTATACCTCCAACAATCAAGGAACCTTCTCTAGCGACTACTTTGGCTGCTTCTGTTGAGGCGGAAGATGTTTATGAGCAACCTCAAGAATCTAAAGTATCAGAAGCGAGTAGAAGAGCAATGGAGAAAGAAACCACATCATACAATTCCACTAATACTTTCGATAAACAGCCCTCTAGATTTTCTTCAAGTCATACTTTCAATGGTCAGGAGGAAGGAGGGCCAAATTTTGGCGGTATGGACAGGGACAGGTTTGAGACGAAGAATAGCTATGGTGTTCCAGCTGGTCAAAGAATGCAGTCGACATCAAATTTGCAGAGTTCAACTGATACAGAAGACAAGGTGCAGAAAGTGTCTCCACCTCGGAGGAAAGTTTATCGTGATGAGAAACCTGAAAAGCCAGGAAAATGGTCAAGAAAAGATGTCTCAAGCTCTGATTCATCCTCTATGAGTTATAAACAGCAAAATGCAAGTATTCCTAATATAAGAAGTTCTGGATCGGGACAAAATGAACTTTCTTCACCCCCTGACGACGAGAATATCAATGAATTACTGCAG GAAGAAGAGGCCCTAATGGTTGCACATAGGAAAGAAATTGAAGATACGATGGAGATTGTTCGAGAA GAAATGAAATTGCTGGCAGAAGTTGATCAACCTGGAAGTCTCATTGACAATTATGTAACACAATTGAGCTATGTGCTGTCGCGCAAAGCAGCAAGCCTGGTCAGCCTCCAGTCTCGCCTTTCCAGATTCCAGCATCGTCTAAAAGAGCAGGAAATACTGAGTAGAAGGAGGGGACCACGCTAG